In Hippoglossus hippoglossus isolate fHipHip1 chromosome 24, fHipHip1.pri, whole genome shotgun sequence, a single genomic region encodes these proteins:
- the LOC117758748 gene encoding cell cycle control protein 50A-like isoform X2, with protein MMASSYSAKDEDGHITVTGPGGGALRSKKPENTAFKQQRLPAWQPILTAGTVLPAFFIIGLIFIPIGIGLFVTSNNIREFEIDYTGVDASSPCFSCSQNFSWNSTQPCTCTIPFYLDQPYENNVFMYYGLSNFYQNHRRYVKSRDDSQLNGHLGSLKPSKECEPYAKHENKPIAPCGAIANSMFNDTLELFYNDPNGTKVPIPLRATGIAWWTDKHVKFGNPGDNLNLTAVFQGTTKPVNWRKPVYELDTDQLNNGFINEDFIVWMRTAALPTFRKLYRIINRKDNMVPTLLRGNYSLEVVYNYPVRSFEGRKRMILSTISWMGGKNPFLGIAYITVGSVCFFLGVVLLIIHHKYGNRNNSADISN; from the exons ATGATGGCGTCCAGCTACAGCGCTAAAGACGAAGATGGACACATCACCGTGACCGGGCCCGGCGGCGGAGCCCTGCGGAGCAAGAAGCCCGAAAACACCGCGTTCAAACAGCAGCGACTCCCGGCGTGGCAGCCCATCCTCACCGCGGGCACCGTGCTGCCGGCCTTCTTCATCATCGGACTCATCTTCATCCCCATCGGCATCGGCCTGTTCGTCACGTCCAACAACATCAGGGAGTTCGAG ATTGATTACACAGGAGTGGACGCGTCCAGTCCCTGTTTCAGCTGCTCCCAGAACTTCAGCTGGAACAGCACTCAGCCGTGTACCTGCACGATCCCCTTCTACCTGGACCAGCCGTACGAG AATAACGTCTTCATGTATTATGGCCTCTCCAACTTCTACCAAAACCACCGTCGCTACGTCAAGTCCAGAGACGACAGCCAGCTGAACGGACACTTGGGGTCCCTCAAG CCCAGTAAGGAGTGTGAGCCATACGctaaacatgaaaacaagccAATAGCACCGTGTGGGGCCATCGCCAACAGCATGTTCAACG ACACGTTGGAGCTGTTTTACAACGACCCCAACGGCACAAAGGTTCCGATTCCTCTCAGAGCGACAGGAATCGCTTGGTGGACGGACAAACATGTGAAGTTCGGGAACCCCGGAGACAACCTCAACCTGACGGCGGTTTTCCAAG GAACAACGAAGCCGGTAAACTGGCGCAAGCCCGTCTATGAGCTGGACACCGACCAGCTGAACAACGGCTTCATCAACGAGGACTTCATCGTGTGGATGCGGACCGCCGCTCTGCCGACCTTCCGCAAGCTCTACCGCATCATCAACAGGAAGGACAACATGGTTCCCACTCTGCTCCGAGGAAACTACTCTCTGGAGGTCGTCTATA ATTATCCTGTTCGCAGCTTCGAAGGCAGGAAGCGAATGATCCTGAGCACCATCTCCTGGATGGGAGGAAAGAACCCGTTCCTGGGCATCGCCTACATCACCGTGGGCTCCGTCTGCTTCTTCCTGGGCGTCGTTCTGCTCATCATCCACCACAAATACGGGAATCGCAACAACAGCGCTGACATCTCCAACTGA
- the LOC117758772 gene encoding cytochrome c oxidase subunit 7A2, mitochondrial, translated as MFRHVLALRQVARRSFSSSTRREMKNSVPEKQKIFQEDNGLPVHLKGGTSDALLYRATMTLTVLGTGFVLYELWKAAVPQKK; from the exons ATGTTCAGACACGTTCTT GCTTTGCGGCAGGTGGCCCGGCGgagcttctccagctccacccgccGGGAGATGAAGAACTCGGTCCCCGAGAAGCAGAAGATCTTTCAG gaggacAACGGGCTGCCGGTTCATCTGAAAGGAGGCACCAGTGACGCTCTGCTGTACAGAGCAACGATGACACTCACTGTGTTGG GAACTGGGTTTGTCCTGTACGAGCTGTGGAAGGCAGCCGTCCCTCAGAAGAAGTAG
- the LOC117758748 gene encoding cell cycle control protein 50A-like isoform X1, whose translation MMASSYSAKDEDGHITVTGPGGGALRSKKPENTAFKQQRLPAWQPILTAGTVLPAFFIIGLIFIPIGIGLFVTSNNIREFEIDYTGVDASSPCFSCSQNFSWNSTQPCTCTIPFYLDQPYENNVFMYYGLSNFYQNHRRYVKSRDDSQLNGHLGSLKQPSKECEPYAKHENKPIAPCGAIANSMFNDTLELFYNDPNGTKVPIPLRATGIAWWTDKHVKFGNPGDNLNLTAVFQGTTKPVNWRKPVYELDTDQLNNGFINEDFIVWMRTAALPTFRKLYRIINRKDNMVPTLLRGNYSLEVVYNYPVRSFEGRKRMILSTISWMGGKNPFLGIAYITVGSVCFFLGVVLLIIHHKYGNRNNSADISN comes from the exons ATGATGGCGTCCAGCTACAGCGCTAAAGACGAAGATGGACACATCACCGTGACCGGGCCCGGCGGCGGAGCCCTGCGGAGCAAGAAGCCCGAAAACACCGCGTTCAAACAGCAGCGACTCCCGGCGTGGCAGCCCATCCTCACCGCGGGCACCGTGCTGCCGGCCTTCTTCATCATCGGACTCATCTTCATCCCCATCGGCATCGGCCTGTTCGTCACGTCCAACAACATCAGGGAGTTCGAG ATTGATTACACAGGAGTGGACGCGTCCAGTCCCTGTTTCAGCTGCTCCCAGAACTTCAGCTGGAACAGCACTCAGCCGTGTACCTGCACGATCCCCTTCTACCTGGACCAGCCGTACGAG AATAACGTCTTCATGTATTATGGCCTCTCCAACTTCTACCAAAACCACCGTCGCTACGTCAAGTCCAGAGACGACAGCCAGCTGAACGGACACTTGGGGTCCCTCAAG CAGCCCAGTAAGGAGTGTGAGCCATACGctaaacatgaaaacaagccAATAGCACCGTGTGGGGCCATCGCCAACAGCATGTTCAACG ACACGTTGGAGCTGTTTTACAACGACCCCAACGGCACAAAGGTTCCGATTCCTCTCAGAGCGACAGGAATCGCTTGGTGGACGGACAAACATGTGAAGTTCGGGAACCCCGGAGACAACCTCAACCTGACGGCGGTTTTCCAAG GAACAACGAAGCCGGTAAACTGGCGCAAGCCCGTCTATGAGCTGGACACCGACCAGCTGAACAACGGCTTCATCAACGAGGACTTCATCGTGTGGATGCGGACCGCCGCTCTGCCGACCTTCCGCAAGCTCTACCGCATCATCAACAGGAAGGACAACATGGTTCCCACTCTGCTCCGAGGAAACTACTCTCTGGAGGTCGTCTATA ATTATCCTGTTCGCAGCTTCGAAGGCAGGAAGCGAATGATCCTGAGCACCATCTCCTGGATGGGAGGAAAGAACCCGTTCCTGGGCATCGCCTACATCACCGTGGGCTCCGTCTGCTTCTTCCTGGGCGTCGTTCTGCTCATCATCCACCACAAATACGGGAATCGCAACAACAGCGCTGACATCTCCAACTGA